One genomic window of Psychrobacter cibarius includes the following:
- a CDS encoding CYTH and CHAD domain-containing protein, which yields MQEIELKFLVPESRLKGLMRQARVKSSEVTQLAAHYYDTPDQQLAEAGIGLRIRKEGDAWVQTIKAGSDGIAARLEHNAVLDNEQVQAMLDNNTLMPDLTIYKNTSVAPALAEFKLKKLAKNLTRLYVTDVERTTRLLVDDNGGDSDANNHVEMAYDYGEIIHGNDDTQRDAIQEIEFELISGDIDFLFATAKTWCKRYKLCLSTVTKAERGGLLITEQQHSPAVHADLDQLNIDKKISMPAFVRAAVHNCLLQILPNSSAIVAGSEEDDHALQLYIGIVRLQAALQAFASYSDEINPDWLPILKPTAMLLNEYQELAHLASHIEPNLQQQGAPTVDWATDMDALKITPKDAISANDFQMTLLELIAFTMSDPSLEPQANQLAIDKLAKTLSKQQAKLGKAVQELQSKKDVGSDNINIESNDLKDDDLQSVDLDDSDLENVDSKSDDIENIDLDDNNAEHELHEQLTTLLYISEFATPLLDKKKSKKKKAKKESKRWLKYLAKAQKTLNKYHNHKMYQQRYQLKSKTDSIALYGAGWFAAMLVRDLKRTEKRLAKVADSSIFR from the coding sequence ATGCAAGAGATAGAGCTAAAGTTTTTGGTACCAGAGTCGCGACTGAAAGGTTTGATGCGCCAAGCACGAGTCAAATCTTCTGAGGTGACGCAACTGGCTGCCCATTATTATGATACCCCAGACCAACAGCTTGCAGAGGCAGGCATTGGCTTGCGTATCCGTAAAGAAGGTGATGCTTGGGTACAGACCATCAAAGCGGGCAGCGATGGCATTGCAGCACGCCTAGAGCATAATGCGGTACTGGATAATGAACAAGTACAAGCGATGCTCGATAATAATACGCTCATGCCTGATTTAACTATTTATAAAAACACCTCTGTCGCCCCTGCCCTAGCTGAATTTAAGCTAAAAAAACTGGCTAAAAATCTCACACGGTTATATGTGACCGATGTAGAGCGTACCACACGATTGCTAGTGGATGATAATGGCGGTGATAGTGATGCAAATAACCATGTCGAGATGGCGTACGACTATGGAGAGATTATTCACGGTAACGATGATACTCAGCGCGATGCTATTCAAGAGATTGAGTTTGAGCTGATATCAGGAGATATCGATTTTTTATTTGCAACCGCCAAAACTTGGTGTAAGCGCTACAAGCTTTGTTTGTCTACGGTGACCAAAGCTGAGCGCGGTGGTTTACTCATCACAGAACAGCAGCATAGTCCAGCTGTCCACGCTGACCTTGATCAGCTAAATATCGATAAAAAAATCAGCATGCCTGCCTTTGTGCGCGCAGCGGTACATAACTGTCTGTTGCAAATACTGCCCAATAGCAGCGCTATCGTCGCTGGCAGCGAAGAGGACGACCATGCATTACAACTATACATTGGTATTGTCCGCTTGCAAGCTGCCCTACAAGCATTTGCCAGCTATTCTGACGAAATCAATCCAGACTGGCTGCCGATACTGAAACCAACAGCTATGTTATTGAATGAATATCAAGAGCTTGCCCATCTTGCCTCACATATAGAGCCTAATTTGCAACAACAAGGTGCACCTACTGTCGATTGGGCAACAGATATGGATGCGCTGAAGATTACTCCGAAAGATGCCATCAGTGCCAACGATTTTCAGATGACCTTACTTGAGCTGATCGCCTTTACCATGAGCGACCCAAGCCTTGAACCGCAAGCTAATCAACTCGCCATCGATAAACTGGCAAAAACCTTATCCAAACAGCAGGCAAAGCTTGGCAAGGCAGTACAAGAGCTACAGAGTAAAAAAGACGTTGGCTCAGATAACATTAATATAGAAAGCAATGATTTAAAAGATGATGATTTACAAAGTGTTGACTTAGACGATAGTGACTTAGAAAACGTAGATTCAAAAAGTGACGATATAGAAAATATTGATCTAGACGATAATAATGCAGAGCACGAGCTGCATGAGCAGTTAACCACCTTACTTTATATCAGTGAGTTTGCCACGCCATTATTAGATAAGAAAAAGTCAAAAAAGAAAAAAGCCAAGAAGGAAAGTAAACGCTGGCTAAAATACTTAGCAAAAGCGCAAAAGACTTTGAATAAATATCATAATCATAAAATGTACCAACAGCGCTATCAATTAAAGTCGAAGACAGATAGCATTGCGTTGTATGGCGCTGGCTGGTTTGCAGCCATGCTAGTGAGAGACCTTAAGCGCACAGAAAAACGCTTGGCTAAAGTGGCAGACAGCTCAATATTTCGGTAA
- a CDS encoding nitroreductase family protein, with product MSKESLVTLQQAFDERRSIYALGNELPVEPQAIVNMAERVLLHTPSAFNSQSSRLVVLFGAEHQKLWDIAEEKLRAAVGDGDFSGTKQKLDGFRAAAGTVLFYEDKNVTESLQEQFALYADRFPVWAQQTSAMHQYAMWTELRTLNVGANLQHYNPLVDEDAAKAYAIPDSWELVAQMPFGNIVEPAGEKTYQPVSERMKVLGL from the coding sequence ATGTCTAAAGAAAGCCTAGTCACTTTACAACAAGCCTTTGATGAACGCCGGTCAATATATGCTTTGGGCAATGAGCTGCCAGTAGAGCCACAAGCAATTGTGAATATGGCAGAGCGTGTTTTATTACATACGCCTTCTGCTTTTAATTCACAATCTTCGCGTCTGGTCGTACTGTTTGGTGCCGAGCACCAGAAATTATGGGATATCGCTGAAGAAAAACTGCGTGCAGCCGTCGGCGATGGCGACTTTTCTGGGACTAAGCAAAAGTTAGACGGCTTCCGTGCGGCAGCGGGTACAGTGCTGTTTTATGAAGATAAAAACGTGACTGAGTCATTGCAAGAGCAGTTTGCGTTATATGCAGATAGATTTCCAGTTTGGGCTCAGCAAACCTCAGCCATGCATCAGTATGCGATGTGGACAGAGCTACGTACTTTAAATGTTGGTGCCAACCTACAGCACTACAATCCGCTTGTGGATGAAGACGCAGCTAAGGCTTATGCTATCCCAGATAGTTGGGAATTGGTGGCACAAATGCCATTTGGCAACATTGTTGAGCCTGCTGGCGAAAAAACGTATCAGCCAGTTAGTGAGCGTATGAAGGTGCTAGGTTTATAA
- a CDS encoding L,D-transpeptidase, giving the protein MTNNESYSEKNNESSDVQLVVNIAKQTLTLYQHNRELAQYTVSTAKNGIGSQQDSGCTPLGKHFIAKKIGANEPMNAVFIGRVPTGEIYSAELGKRHPERDWILSRILWLSGVAEGFNKGSNSQGGCDTYQRYIYIHGTPDSEPMGVPLSHGCIRMRNEDIIELFNQIAEGVLVTIVAN; this is encoded by the coding sequence ATGACAAATAACGAAAGCTATAGCGAGAAAAATAACGAAAGTTCTGATGTGCAGTTGGTGGTTAATATTGCTAAGCAAACATTAACGCTCTACCAGCATAATAGAGAATTGGCTCAATATACGGTGTCTACCGCGAAAAATGGCATTGGCAGTCAACAAGATAGCGGCTGCACACCTCTTGGCAAACACTTTATCGCCAAAAAAATTGGCGCAAATGAACCCATGAATGCCGTGTTCATCGGACGCGTTCCTACAGGCGAGATATATAGTGCTGAGCTTGGTAAACGACATCCTGAACGCGATTGGATATTAAGCCGTATTCTTTGGCTAAGTGGTGTGGCAGAGGGCTTTAATAAAGGCAGTAACAGTCAAGGTGGCTGTGATACTTATCAGCGTTATATTTACATTCATGGTACGCCTGACAGTGAGCCGATGGGTGTGCCACTCTCGCACGGCTGTATACGTATGCGTAATGAGGATATTATTGAATTGTTCAACCAAATTGCAGAGGGCGTATTGGTGACGATTGTCGCTAATTAA